In Malaclemys terrapin pileata isolate rMalTer1 chromosome 22, rMalTer1.hap1, whole genome shotgun sequence, the DNA window TTCTGTGTTACATTAATAAAGGTTAACCTGGCTGTTTTATTCTTTCCACGGCTGGCTGCATTTGTGAGACTTGTCCCTTCGCTAGGGAGCTGGCAGGCGTGGGATTCTCTTCAGAAGAGGATTGTTTGAAAATGCCTGCTGTTTTGTTGCTTTTTGATTATTTTTCGATTTGATTGTAATTTAAGCGGCACAGCCCCCTAAGATGCTCCCTCTGAGTATTCCTCTGCCCTCCAGGCTGAGTCGGTAAAGTCTGTGTCctcagctttgctgtagctccaTTACTTTAAAAACCAGCCTGTTGATGCTTGCTGGTTCCCAGTGCCCTGGCAGGGCTGCATTACCCCTTTGTACTCGAGTATATTAGCAAACAGGTGGTTCCCTCTGGACCCGCCAGATGCCTTACACAGAACCAGGTGTTGGTTGCAGTGTATGTATGTGACTGAGGGCATTAATGGCTGTGGATTCCGTGACCAGTCATGTTCTGTGAGATGGGAACTGTCCTATAAACTGGAAAAATAAAGTCTATTTTCTGTAATAATTGCTATGGTCTATTCTCTGAAAACCTGACTGTCACATCCCCACCCAGCAGGAATTGTGCACTgacagggacggtgtccctagcctctgtttgccagaagctgggaatgggcgacaggggatggatcccttgatgattacctgttctgttcattccctctggggcacctggcgttggccactgttggaagacaggatactgggctagatggacctttggtctgacccggtacagccggtCTTATGTTCAGTGTAAATGGCACTAAAGCCACCCAGCTGGCTTTAAAATCCAATATGACAGCCCTGGAGCTGATTATAGGCCGGGGAGAATTCTGAACCCTGCCCTGGAGGGGCCATCTCTCAGGGTGAATGAGGAGCGTGCTGTTCATGGTTCATGCAAGACTTTTGCCTCTGTGCTGTGGCTGCCAACATGGGGTAGTTCTTGCTTGCTGTGTGGGCTGGACAGAGAACCACAATTGCTCATGCCGCAACATTGATGAGTTCTGTGACTTACGTGGAATTTTTTTGatgtttaaattgtttttatttttaaaaataaacctgtttaaaatgaaatctaaatttaatacaaaatctGTTACAGCCAAAACTACTTCTctcttaaacatttaaataaaaaataactgctgaatccatgagcctctaGCAAAACCTTTAGGTTAAAGGCTGTTTTTCTGTAGAAAGAAAGATGTTTTCCCCCGATTCTAACTTctgaggtcaagctttataaatatggcacaataggtcTGGAGCTGCGTTAATGGCTTGATCCTGTGGGGGACCTGGGGATGTGCTACTGGGTGCAAAAGACCCAGTCTCTGAATCTAGGATATGCCATCATGTATCTCGTCAGGATCATCCATTGAGCTTTCTCGGGGGTGGGGATCTCATACTCCTTTTTTATAGCTTGTCCCTACCTGAGCCCTTATGGCCTCAGTTCtcaaattattaatatttatgactcCATCCGCTATGGACACTTATTCTCCAGCTCATGAAAAAACACTGATCTGCCTAGTAACTCCTAGCCCTTGCTTCTGAATGGGGCTGGGCACTTCCAGTAAATGGCCTCGCGTGTGTGCACAGACATCCACTAACTTCTGAACTGCCTCCCTCTGTCTCTAAACAAGTGCAATACTGCAGTGCAACAGgcatgtgggttacacaagcagaAGTCTTGGATTGCTGTTAGTTCTTTGGGCGGGCAGGGAAGTTATGTAACGGGAGAAGGAGCAGATTGTGCAACCAGAAAGGAGCAACAGCAGTGTCAAAACTGCACTGGGAAGAAGGAACAACATTCTTGTGTGCAGCCTTAGTTCTGATTTCAACAGCTGGAAACGGGGGGAGAAATAGCTACCATGGCTGCAGGTTGTAAAAAAGACCCTATTAGAATAGTTTTGAGAGATTCCCGTACctctgggtaaaaaaaagaaCACGTGCTGAATGTAAACAGTGCACCGAAAAGATGCAAGGCACACCGATCTTGGTATATTAACTTCTGGCTCCATCATCTGTTTTTAACCAGCATAATTTCAACAGTCTTTGGATTATATCAGAATGGCCTTTTTGGTTTACTTGGTCTGATTCTCTTGCACCTGTTTATAACATGCTTTCTTTATTGAAAATAACTTGCCCTGCTTTCCATGTAAATTCTCAAGAAGGCAAAAGTTTTAGACCAATTATCACAACATCTGAAATGatcagtttaattcactgacCAGTTAATCCCTCTTTGATTAAATCATTGTTataaatgtgaaacatgttttgataagacATTTATGTAAAACAACTTTTAAGgtagttttgtttaataaaaataaattttatattgttttgtttgtttaaattccagttaccatcctaacAAAGCTTGACACAAATGAGCAAAAAGTTATCTAGTAAATCACCATttaacatactaaaaatgtacagttaatattttcagattcttaagctGTATAATTGCTTACATAAATGTATATTGTTGTAGTGTACTCTCTGAGGTAGCAAAAAGATGTTCCAAATCTAGTGTCAAGCCTCTATGGGGTTGTAAGTCAACATGTTTATCTCACTTCCTTTAGAAAATGATTGAAGCACAAATGgagaaattgatttaaataattgattttaatcaatCCACCCTGTTTTGCACAGGCCAGCTGGGAgcagtacttgtcccagtccagTCTAGTGTGCAGTTACCCGCATCCCCACCTGGGTGGGCCCAGTCTCAGTGCTGCCAGTTCATGATGTTTTCCCAGGCATGTGCTTTGGGCTGCAGCTACCCGGCAGTGACACAAGACGCTCCAGGCCGCTAGCAAATTTGAGTCCTGCCTgagggaaaaaccccttctgagTGTCTGCCTGACTCATTTGCCCACCGTCTGGGGCTCTAGCAACCCACAGTCATTCTCACAGGAGGTATGGAAAGAGGAGGAAACAAATTACTCCACAGCCAAAGACAGCACCCCTCTCGCCTGTGAATAATGGGGACAGcgcctccactcctcccccacccatgggcCTGAAGGACGGTGTGGAAATACCGTGGGTCCAtgcagggtgggtggggaaacccctcccccccccaggtgcaGGGGATGTTTCACCAGTATGGGCCATGTGGGGAAAAGGGTTTCCCTCCCTTGCCCCACAAGGCACATCTCCTCTGTagacccacagctccctgccctgccccttgggGTGGTGTGagagtggtgggggtggggatagggctgaggctgtgggggaagctTTTGATCTGGATTTCCAACCCTCCTGCACAACACCAGATGGGTGGCTACTAGGGGTGGGCGCTCAGGGTCACCCTGTACTGCTTGGGCATAAGGGGCAGGTGGCACCAACAAGTCGTCCATCCTGGCCTCCAACTCCCTCCCACCACACTGTTTCAGCTGGTGCTGACCTTTTGCAGCTGGCTGGAAAACCCTCCAGCAGTGCCATGGGTTACCCACTACTACAGGGAAGCTTTGAAATCAGCAACAAACACAAGTGCAGGGAAATCCCAGACAAATGGAAAATCTGGCAGGTCCTGCCAAGAACAGCACACAGTTTCCCATTGAACTCTGCTGAAACAAAGCAGGGGAGAGCCTGGCAGGGAAATGGGGATGGGGCTcaacagggcagtggggggaaacGAGCAGGAAGAAGTGAGGAGTTTGCTGTAGGGGAGCAGGTCCCGGGGCAGGGGCCTGACAATAAAGGGTTAATATGCTGCTGAGCCCACTCGGCAGCCAGCACTCTTCTAGCGGGTTTCTCCCGTGACACTTGCTGCATTGCCTTTCCCACGGGAAGAGCCAGCCCAGAACAGGGGTCACAGCTACTAAGTGCCAGTGCTCTCGGCCCGCCCAGCTCTctccaacctcctctccctgccacagctgCCCTTTCCGTAGGTGTGGTGCTCGGGCCCTGGAACGCTGGAGCCAGGTCTGGAATGGGATCCCCCAGCACAGATCCCTGAGGTGTAAATCCCTCTGCCTGGAGCAGGACAGCTGTGCTCAGAGAGACATGTCATCTAGGACACCATTCCCCCAGTTTTGTCCGGCCTGCAAAGAGACCAAGAAGTGGTTCTGGGACAGCTGGTACATTCGTCTGTTCACAGGGGCTGGCGCTGGGCTAGCTCGGAAATGGGCTAGTCCTTCTGCAGTGTCTACTTCATCATAGCTCGCCTGGCGCCGGGTCTGCAGCGTGGGGTGGAGCCACTTGTAGTAGGTGATTCTCAGCAGCAGCCCGAGCACAGAGCAGACCAGGGCAGCGAGAAGCACAGGGAGCAGATAGGAGCGCTCACGCAGAGGGGCATTGTACCAGAGCCAGGAGCCAGCGAGGAGCACACTGTCCACCAGGATGAAGCCATGATAGATTGCGCTGCGCTGCCGCGTCTGCCCCTTGGCCACGTTGAACCAGCAGAAATATAGAATCACGGCCACCGTTGCCCTGTAGAGCCATTCCCGCCTGGGACACTCCATGAAGGCAGTGTCCTGCAGCCAAACCCAGAGGAGCATGGCAGTCCAGATGCCCAGGAAGTGCAGGCCGATGTAGCATGGGAAGAGTGTGGCGAAGAGTGCGACTGCCAGGACgcgggggcagaggaggaggaaattcCACAGAAAGTAGATGGTGGAGGAGAGCGGGCCCAGCTCATGCTTGTCTAACAGGAAGCAGCGGAGGGACTGGTGATAATCCAGTAGTGACCATGCCACGCATAGGGAGGCAGTGCAAATCCCAAGCCCTATGACAACAGCGGGAGAAAAGGTCACTGGGGAACACAGGCAGTGGGGGCAGCTGCATGGGGCATCAGGCAGTGGCTCAGGCCCTGGGCAACAGTGACCAGCCTGGAGAGGTGCCGGCTTCACCCCAACCAGGCCCTAGATCAACAAACAAAGCCCACTGCTCTCAAgggccccccagccagcccagcagGACGGCTCTGTGTCACAGCTGCTCTCAGATCCCTTGCACACCTCGCTCGCCCGCCCCACAGGTCTGCGCTGAAACACGCCACTTCCTGTTTCAGGGAGCCCCAGAAAGGCTTAGGAAGTACCCAGCCACAGGCCAGCCCTTATTCTATGCTCTGCGCCCTGTGAGATGCCTGGAATGGgagttccccacccccacagggcAGCACCAGAAGAGAAGTGCAGGACTTCGGGGAAGCCCTCCTTGGCCCGGATGCCaacagccggggggaggggcccggggggCACCATGGGGCTGGGAGGATGACTCAGCCATCTCCATTTAGGACCGAGTCAGGTATAGCCACAGGACCTGGGCCACAGTGACAAGCCTCTGAGGCCAAGGCCAGAGGCACCCTGCTACTTCCTGACTATGGGAGCCCAGCATGGAGGGAGGGATTGAACCAAGCCGGATTTGTGCCGCCCCCTGCAGCCAAGCACTAAACACTCAGGGGAAATCCTgacccactggagtcaatggaatagCATCTGGCCCTCAACTGAGCTGGGGACTCAGGGTTGGCCCAGTTTTGTGTCCCACTGGGAAGCTCTGAGAGCCAATCAATCTCCAAGGGCACTGCCCACCCCACATGTGCCCAGACGCAGGGAGATGCCACGCCTGTACCTGGCTAGGCACACGGCTCCATGGGCTCAATACACCCCTTTCCCAGCTGAAGCAAGGTCTCGGCTAAATGGAGGGCCCTGCTTTGGCCCCTCTTGTTCAGTGTGTTCTGCCTACCACCTCCCAGAGAGGATCCCTCCCCATGGGCACCAAaatcccaacccctcccctcttCTCAGAAGGCTGCTTTGCAGCATCTGAGATGGGCACATTAGCATGAAATGGAAACACCTGCGACTAGGTAACAGTCCAGTctcccagcagccagaacccccttccttgcagcacagcacatcccaacCTCCCTCCTAAcgctgcagggtctggccagaGGGCGTCCCAGGTGCAGAGCCAATGCAAGCAGAAGGTACCGAGCCTCTAGGGATTCATTGCCCTGCTACACTGGGCAGCTCTGTAACTAGAGCCTGGCCCTGCACGACGCTCAACCCCAGCTCTGAGCTAATGCGATGCCTAGCAAGAAATCCCCCAGGGCTGGGACCACAAGacactgtgggcaggaggggtcaAGCTACATTCCCAGGGAGAATCAGCACCTCCCCAGTCTGACTGATGGGCTCCAGAACGAGGCCCAGCTCTCGTATCCTTTAGAAGCCAGAGCTGAAGAAGCTCAAGGAATTGTTCCCTTATCCAACTCACCCACTCCTCACCAGGTGGGTCTGTGATAAGGAatccccagtgccctgcccccaccatgcCCAGGAGCTGTGCCACTCACCCTGGAAAAGCTCCACCTTGTTTGTATGCAGAACAATGGAAAGAGCAAGCGTGAGCTGAGGGGTGCTCTCCAGGAAGGTCTCAAAGAGGCGCAGCATGCTGATGTCGTGGGACAGGAAGACAGCGTAGCCTCGCTCCTGCTGTGGTGCAGTCTCTGCCCTGCATACTCGCCAGCCCACTCTCAGCATACGGAGACACCTGTGCAGACATCACGGCCCTGCCATGAGAGGCTGCTCTACACCAGGCAGCACCTCAATGTCACAAACACAGCTCTGTCTGTCCGTCACTAGGGCGTGGGATTCCAGAGCCAGTCTGCCCTCAAGACAGCTCTAAATCTGTGCTGGACAAAGTGAATGGGACACTCATTCATGCCCTTCACGTCAAGGGAAATCTCATTTTAATCCCCAGTACCTGCCTTTCCCTGACATCTATTATGGACAACTATCTATGTCGCCAGTCAGCATTCATGATATGGATGCTACAGAGCGTATGCTAATGCCAGGGTCCCACAGCAGGTTACGTTTCCTGCATGAGTAACTTCAGAGTGTCACTCATTTGCGGGGCTTTGGGCTGCGTTTGACAGGCTGAGATCTCACACTCACTTGTCAAGTCACTTTAGGCCCAAAGTTTAGGCTGTATTAATAATCCACCATCAGAAGAAAGAAATCCAGGGGCGTCATTTTCTCCCCAGTTccaatgaaaacaatttttggtttgggtttaACATTCCCCTGAAGTATTTGCAACCCAACCACTGCAGTGAGGAGCACTGCATAGAGTGACCTGAAATCCACTAGAACCGGACCAGAACCAAAAGAGAAAGTGACTTGTCTACTTTCCTTGTCCCAGCTGAACAAAGCACAACCCCCAGCAATCAGCTGAAGTGGTGAACAGCAAACAGTCCGCCCAGTTTTAACAACCATAGGTTCAAATGCAGGAAATGACATTGCTTTTTACACACAGGATACTGAACCTGCCGGTGGCGGCCTGAAACACAGCCCCAATGTGCAGAGAACCCTGGGAACTTCAGCAGTTTGTTTCTGTGCCCTGGGCAGAGAATGAATGAAACACTCCACCAAGAGAAGAACATGGGGTACAGCATTGAGGCTGTCTGCATCAGCCTTTTCTTAGTTACTAgctctgcagcaccccctgtGACCTCAACAACTAGCATATGGGGGCTGCCAGCAGAATACCCAAGCAGGTCTAGGAAATGGGATGGTGGCCTCTGAgtactgtctacactagcattccTGGTGCTACTACTCCCAGCAGAGCAAAACCAGCTAGCAAAGGTGGGACATCTTAGGGGAAATGGCTGGAACTGACAAGGCAGCTGCAGTAGCTTAGGTCTCCTCTGCACCAGAAAACAGCACAGCTTCAACAACTAGGTTAGCTGAACCACTGCTCTCTGCGCTTGCCACTGGACTGTACCGGTGCAGCCAACCCCAGACCTGAGGTCGTGCAGGCGAGGCCTGAGGGAGCTGAGTGTGTTTCACACTTAGGCCTAGTTCAAGCAGAAAaggtttgctggtataactgtgcCAGTGTAGCTATACGAGCAAACCCTCCTCCTGGAGGTATAACTTCTGCTTATACCAGTTCCACAAGCAAAGTCACCTATAC includes these proteins:
- the XKR8 gene encoding XK-related protein 8; translated protein: MAGSGHGSGGPQPSSPRYRYLDLLFAVLGTAAFLVDLVADLWVASSYMQAGHCLWGGLVLALLGLSSLAMQFFSWAWYQTDNIEQDLPSCCCLAVVHLFQLGYLYRCLRMLRVGWRVCRAETAPQQERGYAVFLSHDISMLRLFETFLESTPQLTLALSIVLHTNKVELFQGLGICTASLCVAWSLLDYHQSLRCFLLDKHELGPLSSTIYFLWNFLLLCPRVLAVALFATLFPCYIGLHFLGIWTAMLLWVWLQDTAFMECPRREWLYRATVAVILYFCWFNVAKGQTRQRSAIYHGFILVDSVLLAGSWLWYNAPLRERSYLLPVLLAALVCSVLGLLLRITYYKWLHPTLQTRRQASYDEVDTAEGLAHFRASPAPAPVNRRMYQLSQNHFLVSLQAGQNWGNGVLDDMSL